From Erinaceus europaeus chromosome 9, mEriEur2.1, whole genome shotgun sequence, one genomic window encodes:
- the LOC103110603 gene encoding fetuin-B, whose protein sequence is MNLLLPLALYALVVHYGASSPPSLATKPSPLLSRACDATDVLAVSGFALEDINRDRKDGYVLSLNRVSDAREHRQAHLGSLYYLTLDVLETKCHVLSNRSWKDCEARVLHESVYGQCKALFYINKPRRILYTPAYNCTLHPVSRRSIHRMCPDCPSPSPTDLSDPSVLEAVAESLAKYNDESNLKQYSLVKVTRASSQWVFGPAYFVEYLIRESPCTKSQASSCTLQSPNSEPVGLCKGSLSRNNMEKHVSVTCDFFKSQVQDPETKNSAVNQGPANFPQQKSPAPQHSPSPPVLQGSVQHLPDLDDEKPTVSQEKGLADDFPVHLNLTTNPQGDSLDVSFLFMEPVKEKIVVFPFPSKEQRSAKCPGPAEKYSPFILPP, encoded by the exons ATGAATCTGCTGCTGCCCCTAGCACTCTATGCCCTGGTTGTACATTATGGGGCTTCATCCCCACCCAGTCTGGCCACCAAACCATCACCTTTGCTCTCCCGTGCCTGCGATGCCACAGATGTGCTGGCAGTGTCAGGCTTTGCCCTGGAGGACATCAACAGGGACCGAAAGGATGGCTACGTGCTGAGTCTCAACCGAGTGAGCGATGCCCGTGAACACAGACAG GCTCATCTGGGATCTCTGTACTATCTCACCCTGGACGTGTTAGAGACTAAGTGCCATGTGCTGAGCAACAGGTCCTGGAAGGACTGTGAGGCGAGGGTGCTACATGAATCA GTTTATGGTCAATGCAAAGCATTATTTTATATTAACAAGCCAAGAAGAATTCTCTATACACCTGCTTATAACTGTACTCTTCATCCAG TTTCTCGAAGAAGCATTCATCGCATGTGCCCTGACTGCCCCAGTCCTAGCCCCACTGACTTGTCAGATCCCAGTGTTTTAGAAGCTGTCGCTGAATCTCTTGCAAAATACAATGATGAGAGCAACTTGAAGCAGTATTCCCTCGTCAAAGTCACCAGAGCTTCTAGCCAG TGGGTGTTTGGCCCTGCCTACTTCGTGGAATATTTAATCAGAGAGTCACCGTGTACCAAATCCCAGGCTAGCAGCTGCACACTCCAGTCGCCTAACTCTGAG ccTGTTGGTCTTTGCAAAGGTTCTCTGAGTCGAAACAACATGGAAAAACATGTCTCTGTGACTTGTGACTTCTTTAAATCACAG gTTCAAGATCCAGAGACCAAAAACTCTGCTGTAAACCAAGGACCTGCAAATTTTCCCCAGCAGAAAAGTCCAGCTCCCCaacactccccctcccctcctgtgcTGCAAGGATCTGTGCAGCACCTCCCTGACTTGGATGACGAGAAGCCCACAGTTTCTCAGGAAAAGGGTCTGGCAGACGACTTTCCTGTGCATCTGAATTTAACCACGAACCCCCAGGGAGATAGCCTAGACGTGTCCTTTCTCTTTATGGAGCCTGTGAAGGAGAAAATAGTtgtttttcctttcccctccaaGGAACAACGCTCTGCTAAGTGTCCAGGACCTGCTGAGAAATACAGCCCTTTTATTCTCCCCCCATGA